TGTACTTGGCATTTGAAACCTGGTTTGTATTCTGCTAAAAGATTTTTGTTTGAACTCGGCATTTAGATTCTGATTTGTGCTTGGCATTATAATTCTGGTTTGTATTCTGCTAAAAGATTCTATGTTTGTACTTGGCATTACAATTCTGGTTTGTACTTGGGATAAGGATTCTGGTTTGTACTTAACATTTAGATTATGGTTTGTACTTGGCATTAAGATTCTGATTTGCACTTGGCGTTAGCAATTTGTTTTGTATTCTGCTAAAAGATTCTGGTTTGAcacaatttttagaaattttgggtcatcaatgcgcttcaactttgtacttgtttggctttataattgttctgatctgagcgtcactgatgagtcttatgtagacgaaacgcacatctGGCGTATTGagttataatcctgatacctttgataactattgaactCGGCATTAAGATTCTGGCTTGTACTTGACATTTAGATTCTGGTTTGTACTTGACATTTAGATTCTGGTTTGTACTTGGCATTATAATTCTGGTTTTTATTCAGCTAAAAGATTCTGGTTTCGACTTTGCATATAGATTCTGGTTTGCACTTGGCATTTATATTCTGGTTAGTATTTTGCATCAATAAAAAACGACCGCCACCAGATAGCACAATAGttctgaaagtggcgttaaacccaaatcaaccaatcaatcaatctttataATCATCGTTCCAGACACAACAGcgcaatatatttaaaacatcggtacatttatattttgaaggtaattatagattatcgttggtcatctttACAagaaagattttataaaaaatgagaaaaagcaATCAAGTTGGGATGCATGACTTATAATAATTTGTAAATCGCTGTTTTACCTATGACGACTACGTTAATTTTATTGACACCGTCACGTGCATCCTTAGTTTCTTTGATAATTTATCATATTACTGTACTTAGAAAGCAAATTATCAATCAGTAAGGTGGAAGAAAAATTTCGTAACGATATTCTCTGTTAACTCTTATTTTGTGTATAACAGGATGTTGTTTAATAAACacatgtttgaaattttgtaataataacattagatgtatgtttcatcgTAATACGTCATTCTGATTTGCTACACTgtaatctcgcgttattccttaatcaacttcattacacaattcaatttatcattcatgatgacacgaggtaccacaataaagtgcacaggtaaataagataaaaacttgaaaaaaatggtgttttcaCAATCttagctaaaaatgtaattataagtattgaatgcttctttttgcaaCTTCATATGATTGTAAACACGTTGtcttgaccgtgcgcacatttttagaataaagCGCTTCCACCGttcatacaaaatttacttcggtcaacgcttttacaccccaatgaaattacaaaaagaagcattcaatacttaaatatAACAATGTATCTTATCAAATTCTTGTTTTGTAGATTTGGAATGAGACAATCCTGATATTCATTAATCAATAAACCATGAATCGTGCTATCCATTAATCAATGAATCATGAATGATACTGAAGTAAGCACAACTACAGTGACTGCTACAGTTTTGTATATGTCATTCTCTACAGTAACACTAGTCTTAAATCTTCTAGCAATAATCAtcttaataaaaaacaaaacattacgacAGCAAAAGTTCACGTGCCTCACATTGTGTCTCAGTATTGGTAACACCATAGCTAGTGCAACAGGTATTTCTACAGGAACTATTATATTACTGAAATTATGGAATATCCATATTCCCTACATATGTCTTGTCGTAATATCAGTTTTGTCTGCATCTCATATATTTTCTCTATTGCAAATCTTTTTTATCTGTATTGAACGATACCTAGCCACCCGTTCTACACGACAAACAATCACGTGGTCCAAAAGACATACTATCTCATATATAGCCTCGTTTTCATTGATTACTGCATACAGCGGTTTAATTGGCGGTTTATATGGAAATCCGAATGCGACAACTTGCCAACTTGATATCCTTTTCAACGATAACTTCTGGATACACCAACTCTCCGTGTCAACATGCAGACTCGGTATATATgtattaattgttgttttttatgGCTTGATTTTCTTCCGATTAAAGAAGAGAATGACTGCGGTTTTCCATATAGATACATCAGCTAAATCGGCTCAATCTGGATCCCGTTCAGATCCGGCTCAATCTGGATCACGTTCAGATCAGCATCTATCAGTTCGTTCATATGGCCAGGATCACACTGAAGAAAAATCCAGCTTTCCGAAGGAGCaaagaaaaaagtattgcaaacaACGAAACGCAACAACGTCAAACAGACACCAAGATTCAACCAGTCACACGGATCAATTCAGAAGATCGATAAATACGCTTGGAATAATAATTTTTGTAGTAACAGTCAGTGTATTACCTTCTGTAATCCTTAACATTGTATCGGCTAGTAATTCTAACATCGATCTCACGAGTCTTACACAGTTTTCTAACTTATTAACTTTGATTGACCCACTTGCAGAACCTTTTATATACGTTCAGCGTTTAAGAGAGTACCGAAAGCCAATCGTGTGCAAATGTTAAATACTTGTATATACATCCAGCGTTTAAGAGAGTACCGAAAGGCAATCATGTCCAAATGTTAAATACTTTTATATACGTTCAGCGTTTAAGATAATACAGAAAGGCAATCGTGTGCAAATGTTTACTACTTTTATATACGTTCAGAGTTCAGCGTTTGAGAGAGTACCAAAAGGCAATCGTGTGCAAATGTTAAATACTAGTAACACAGGGAAAGACAATTCCGTACATTTTATCATCAATCTCAATAGTCGAAAGTCGGTACCCGTAGGAGTCAAGCGAAACTGGATAACATTGTGCGTTGTAAGTTTCACCAGtaactttaaattagaaaacaATGCAACACAGATGGAAACATTAAATGAAAACCCTGTCGGTTCGCCAAAAATGAAACACGTTGTTGCTGTACAATTTCAAATACAATTTGGTCAAACATGAGAGCCTAAAATATCGGTACCAATGGACACATAACTGTATGtgattttgatttgtttgagTAGTTTAAGAGGAATCATATTTgtgaatgtgaatatatattgtaattcgtttaattcataacaaaatatggCTTATACTAAGATTTGAGAGCCTGATCTTACATTATTCCTTTGATTGTCTTCTAAAGAAACGCTTGATAATTGTATTGGTAGTCAAAGAAATGTtctttttaattgcaattttccgacgtagtcgttatagtttcggtttgtgccctttgaacttaaggacgcttaactatggcaacagaatacgcatgctcgaaaatcctttctgtgattggacaaaatgctgtcattgTGGGTgatttgaaaaaacgtctcgttaattatatcgtgatggaaagcaagagaaaaactataaaaatttgaactagatcttgcaaagatttatattttttattaaaataattgtttctccaatagctctttgcatccgcgacagctgtttattcgggacaattatataattgttaatgttaactttgttgtacgaacgtacatgacttttagaacgtaCCTACGCATGCGAGATTTCCGTAGGGTTTTGGTGTATGTAAACaaaaagatacgaggaccgagaatactgaacacaaacagagaaaacgttatttaaatatTATCTTTGTGCTtttgaaggttatcgaaatgatagttttaaacatatactcaaatttaaatacgtcggatatcttttttaaagatagttcttgtttaatACTAACCGTGAAATGGGTAATCTCTGTTTGAGGTAGCacgtgatttaaaaaaaaacatgtcctgTGTATTTTTGCCTCGATAAGTTTTTGTATTCATTGGATCTAAATTTCGAGGTGATGGGGTAGGTGAATAAGTTCAATCATAGATATAGTACAACCAGGTGTTTAGTTtagccacatatggagcaggatctgctaaacATTCCGGATCAACTGAGATCCCTCAGTTTATGTTGGGGatcgtgttacttagtctttatttttctatgttatattttgtgtactattgtttgtctgtctttttcttttgtagccacatcattgtcaatttattttcgatttatgcgtTTGACTGTTAGTTAGGATTTCCCCTATGTGTCTTTTTGTTTGCTTTGTCTTCTAGATGATATCAATTTGACGTATTTCCAAAATCTCCTTCTATTCATTTATTACTTTCTTACTTACTGCCAGGTATGCCATCGGCATGTAGGCCAGCAACAAAGGTTCTCCATTTCTGTCTGTCTTTGGCCATCTTTTCTACTGTTCCCCATGTTTTGTTCAGTTCTCCATCTACAGTACGTATCCATGTGGTTTTTTTGGCTTTCCTCGCTTACGCCTTCCTTCTGGAGTCCAATGTAATGCCTTTCTAGTGATGGAATTACTATCTCTTCGAATCACATTCCCAATCCATTTCCAACGCCTACTCACTAATACTGTACCCATGCTATCTTGGTGACACTGTCTTAGAAGATCTTCATTAGATATTTTGTTTGGCCAGAAAATGCGCAGGATTCTTCTTAAGCTTTTGGTATGGAAATCTGACAGTTTGTTTAGATCGACTTCTGTCATCCTTGAGCATTCTGAACCCTATAACAGAGAAGATAGAAAACAATTCTGGTACAGTTTTATTTTGGTCTGGTTACTGTACTGTGATGATTTCCATACATTGTTAAGTGATCTAAATATATTCCTGGCTTTGTTCAATCTGTTCATTGTGTCATTTCCTGCACCTCCATCGTTTCTTATTGTACTTTCTAGGTATGTAAATGTTTCTGTGATGGGAAGATCTTTTCCATCTACTAGGATAGGAGTTAGGTTATTGATGTTAAGGGTCATGACTTCGGTTTTGGTTTGGCTGATTTTAAGTCCAACTTGACTAGCAAAAGTATTTAGGCGGTTTGTCTTCTCTTGTAAATGGTGGTGGGTATGCGATAAAAGAGCTAGATCATCAGCAAAATTCAGAACTTCCAATGTTGATGAAATGTTCCATCTTATTCCTCTTGGAGCATCTTCCGTTGTTTTTCTCATTACCGTGTCAATGACGACATTGAAAAGAAGAGCAGACATCACACAGATTTGTCTAACTCCTGTTTTTACCTCAAACCAGATGTTGCTTTGCCCTACAATGCAAGTGAAATTGTTGTAGAAACGTTTGATGagctaaattatttattttggaattcCATATGATCTAAGTATTCGCCACAAGGTCTTTCTGTTGATCTTTCAAAAGCCTTCTGAAAATCCACAAAGTTGACGAAGAGCTTTTCCATTCTGTATATTTTTCGATGATGTTACGTAAAGCAAAGATTTGATCGATGCACCCTCTACCTTTACGGGATCCTGCTTGCTCCTCTCTTAGCTGTTTATCAACTGCATCTATTATTCTTTGGATGCTAATTTTGGCCATGATTTTACTTGGGATTGACAAGAAAGTTATACCTCGCCAGTTGTTTCAATCACTTAGAGCTCCTTTTTTGGTTAACTTTATTATTATGCCTTTGGTCCAATTGTCAGGTATTGTTTTTCCTTTCCATATTGAAGtaaatagcaatattcatatatattattattaaaaacaaaacaaaattctaGATATAGTTCTCATTTTTTCATCGAAATAACAGCGGAAGTAACAGCCttattatttaatgttttctATTTTGATATGTATTTCGATATTCTAATAGAACGTTGCAGATAAACATTATCTAAGGTGGTACCTACACTACAGGGAGATTactcagctaaacgttttaatcacgttgtattgttgaggaaatattaagcttctcaataatcaaaaTATCTGTTTGACAAACCGCTATATAACTAAGGAATTTTTCTgattaaggtggctcgtgggtacaaaaatttcagaaaaaaactaaacctttattttttcattacaaattttatttattacactgttagttgttactttatgatatggtacaaaatcaacccaaaaaaaaaccgattcggtttggcccaagatgacttttaaaatgtttatatcattgaaaaagctccaaattatctccctttcgtgcaaaaatgccattttttgacattagatttgaaatatcttttttaactcaacggtgacctatattttttattattgttttcaaataagctattaggttattttttatttcgatattaccgttatttctcctattagatcaacagaaaaaaaggacataaacaaaaatgtatactccttccagaggcagattgtgagagagagagagagagagagagagagagaatgaGCGAGACAGAGAGAAAGTGAATGAGTGAGTAAGCGAAAGAGAGACTGAGTAAGCGACCGAGTGAGTGACAGATAGAGTAAATGAGCGAGTGAGCGAGTGAGAGATACAGTGAATGAGTGGGCTAGAGTGAGTGAGTGAGCTAGAGCGAGCGAGTGAGCTTAATAGAGATAGAGTGagcaagagagagagagagagagaaagagggATAATGAGGGATGTTATAAATCATGCTACATTATTTATTTCATGTAACTAATATGCTAGTGTCAAATTACAGCCTTCAAAGTGTTACACTAAGGTAGTTTATCCTTCTTTGGACATTCAGAATGCACAAAGTTAAGATTttacctgaaattttttttttttgcattttcttaCACTGAAAGCAATGAAACTTGTATGTTATGAATAGTTTATAGATAAATATTGCTTTTGGTTCAATTATTTCGTGAGTGTTCATGTTTTATTGGGTTTCTTagtgaattatttatttcaaggACAATAGGTGTATACTTATTACTTATAAAGGAATTCCATAATCTCACTGAAAATGCATTTCATAACCATTTAAACAAGTTGTCTAGCTTTGAGATATATAAATTACTCTTGTTGATCCATGTTTATACACAAAAGTATGGTTTTTATCAAATCACTCTCCTTTTTTAACAtgtagaaaaaaggggggacaaaattatcaattatattttatatttggacCACTGTATTTATATTCAAGTAAGAATCTCTGATAAAAATAGGACACTTAGGTCAGAACACTGTTATTTGAGAAGTTATTAACAAATCAAAActagtaaaattgaaaaagtgTCATATCTGTCACTATTAGTATCCAGATGTAGTTTTCTTTGTTTGAcgcatatgttactaccagtccattTAGAGCTTGAATTCAGTGATACAGTGTTTTGACAACAGCTTTATGTGTTtttcaatgttaaaaatatatcataGAAGGAAATTAAGCCAATCAGAAGTCAATATAACAAGTTTAGTGCTGTTATAGGTAttgggatcactgtagaacccttgttgagagatttatttaaattataaagaagtatatgaaattttgatagaagggCACATTTGACCTGTTGTTCAGATTagaagttcctgtttttgtactatcaaacttcagGGAACCAGTAcactctaatatgcaattaaaggtatgttgatttttgcagcacaagtcaggataaggtaccGTTTagacatgaaataactgccactttatttgaacttaagacaaagaAGTCATTAATGCtcgaaattgcagaatttaacatgGAAAGCAATTgggctatgaattagtggttttacaCCTATTAATGATAATTTCTACCCAGTTTTGTGTTTTTAGAATCAATTATTGCAGTCGGTCAAAATGATGTCGTTATAATAGTGATCCATGGATTTTGAACGATAACTGAAGTTGATACACAACTTTGGTACTTTTTAGTCGAAATTTTGATGATATATTACCATGTTTCTAAGTCTGACAATTTTAAAAGTCTGTGCTAGCTTTCTGAGACAAACCAAGGATCTTGTTGAAAACTGTTTCTACAAAACACGTACCGACATATGGTAGCAAtctgaataaaatatcaattgcagTTATCGTCCTTTAATATGGATGTTTGCAATTTTctcattaatttattaaataaaacatgtttcgacaattatatttgaaaagtacATAGAATGATGAAAAACCATCATGCAAATGATAACAAAATATCATAAACATCCTTCTGTAAGATAAAACTGcaagaagtcatttgtaaaaataccaacacatacaacattttggttcagatttaaagtttcatgtcaaaacacaaataaacttGCTCCTCGCCTGGAAATACTTTTCTTTAAGTGGTGCAATAGTGTGGAATTCACTgtccagtgaaattaaaaaatcaaaaagtatatctgcattcaaaaactcttacaagtcattttatgttaaaagtattaaaattataagttaaaaccacaatgtataccataggtgtttttgttgttgttgttatattactttatatacgtctattgtttacatgtgtgtaatagtagattaattatgttttattcatattgttaacattgtatgtagagagccttattgaaaattggtttaatccaaatgcgttactctctttaaataaagatattattattattattattattattattaatcactaaatttagaataaatgATCACTCCCTCTTGATTGAAAAGGGTAGATACtttaaaatcccaagagaggaacgaCTTTGCCATAAAcgtaaaatactagaggatgagaaacattttttactctaTTGGGATTATAATAAAACTCTAAAAGATAACTTTTTTCAACACAATTATAACTTTAACAATTTAACTGAAGAagaaaaa
The window above is part of the Mytilus edulis chromosome 6, xbMytEdul2.2, whole genome shotgun sequence genome. Proteins encoded here:
- the LOC139526308 gene encoding uncharacterized protein — protein: MRKTTEDAPRGIRWNISSTLEVLNFADDLALLSHTHHHLQEKTNRLNTFASQVGLKISQTKTEVMTLNINNLTPILVDGKDLPITETFTYLESTIRNDGGAGNDTMNRLNKARNIFRSLNNVWKSSQYSNQTKIKLYQNCFLSSLL